One window of the Pieris brassicae chromosome Z, ilPieBrab1.1, whole genome shotgun sequence genome contains the following:
- the LOC123718575 gene encoding uncharacterized protein LOC123718575 isoform X2, whose product MKTNVKRDIKLIELDTYANDLKDFSNQFDTKTDVCTCKRTRKIHEISENLSGTEIGVSSVKPLPKRRTRRIYARNTKDTGVGSSIVLQKKEISYYEHKKTSSKCVGVWESKIVPVLSKKLSPIIQTESHTTSPLDITKKNRNNSTQTVVKETKPNVDKLPEVAKAKVDKESSDSLVQHIHNLENPSFDKTSEDLIENKLEREYRKMFATDEGSDLKRASVRKRFESLRKGMSRNDSVKSVSRKDVSIASDPPSLEAKSYSNTKVYSPYTSYTQFKGTKQAEKSNSSTHIIESQSVRGMFKLWGKKFNLEEEKEKIPEKVVQIVVPSKSGKKSKFFCFNKRSKRDKKSVTANRCEVGLKVKMNSKHKIPDKCQNNAKGYLNSTKELVVELESESYSNEMRKSWLKKFLTNKVDSRQSVKLRWNNKMYSTSSSTVFELLDCVYKNTVIQSKSEISCSQNKFMPRTIEAWMIPQIITQMNPQAMNAQIVSPQVTTVDVIHKPFRKNIKVTYLDRKWYIDKSHRGNKIELVLHSKNLIESKSSDYILIDIPKGYFTDSMESSQSEEVFKITDYESPNSKPSILKRNLDTGDHVLIENDKKSILISSNDVSVPISDKESVQELPRGVINETMPSTDEEVEYSDYNHNECDRAVKGSGDTENEENDLKKDGEKENDSDNFNVNEDRQTEQSEQNLEQIGDTILDNNVAVIQENEHIHCDVIGVGIITQRDIRDIKKPILKIQDTDSDSAHNLPPPKKCEFAESYLQEYCRNWIPLGIDFFSWCVSDTQIKSDSHTSLNNQGDGSKSCPNMYEEPSTVVSSYNSSCSHCLALEEEPKRQNFLSKFFGKSDIASTEAQSISELKRFQPKDSIEVFKRRKIYSEGYNAKWNKLCPKPCITPAPESKPKKHVSIPECQPYEVVEQPCKKCFPGILNLSGSKPCKKKHKHTYVVPDPICAIPPKPVCSNICSKECCPPCVKDKGKNSRPCAGKSPPICGRCPPLTPSEIINLMRKFPDCPSLPQRCPLCNTAIMPQKCLKCCTLILPKKCPKCAAPVSPLKCAKCAKPIMQQTCPNCPSITVPIKCPRCTMELMPQKCPQCCSILVPQNCPRCTSQIIPSKCPMCSTIVQPPTCPKCCVPLPQKCPKCSPTQICPKCSSQIPPPKCGECRQEILPKKCSQCSSPVLPPTCPKCRSQTTPQICPKCSTKVISQKCPRCCPASQKCPRCRTQLPPPKCGECRQEILPKKCSHCSSPVLPFVCPKCRTQTCPQICPKCSIEVLPKKCPKCSPQSPIKKILSTIFPPKCPICSSPLKPQNCPKCCTPIPPKLCPKCSIPIASPKCPNCNSSISSRCPKCSSPLPQSCPKCPAQCPKSCSPIRVQKCPKCFVPILTQKCPNCCSLLCPTTPSQTSLRGSQKSPSISQKPSTQSIPDFCNLSQANSPRPNSISGIKLAKPRSCPPCPHPTLNFPPQTSSKQSLNDCSNCVNQLQETPSSQELREGYNIKVQDEDGQTLYERIDYRSNKPQQYQNKICGDSYIHRVSTPSVVLNKVGLNENDSQKNSHENLLEINLTLKFKQGDKTEINVCNPDSQKEEKQDVIKAKEIFHMQDAKECIDTDKNDVNIKILIKNFTGNEEFKSKHIDKSSEQTEFSKNITNKFQTVSTGYSEFVLDQTMDEGICTDCINTEKSCVNIKKEQVLTVSSISFTEHTATDVSSIKNDVDFDFKTDISERDATEKSESVFTDEEKHENYFNETIKKLRSKREKKEMLKKLFEQSDVIDKEKVKSVRQTLQAILTDSDDSTDQRGLTLLKPYFRSDSLTNLYDFDNTIIEEKKSDILYPTKENSSDSETPKRCMCKTLAAKLNMDFPINPCCCRGCDKQDEEVSCDLQLVDVQTQDSRRRTYITNVSMVKKSFEVFDTETDFVDILQSEELKKAVLEIYAEKTATKEGTRYIARLPKLVFGND is encoded by the exons atgaagACGAATGTGAAaagggatattaaattaatcgaATTGGATACATATGCAAATGATCTTAAG GATTTCAGTAATCAATTCGATACGAAAACAGATGTATGCACTTGTAAGAGAACACGAAAGATTCACGAAATTTCTGAGAATTTAAGTGGTACAGAGATTGGTGTTAGTAGTGTTAAACCACTACCGAAACGTCGAACTAGAAGAATATACGCACGTAATACTAAAGATACTGGAGTGGGGAGTAGCATTGTTTTACAAA AAAAAGAAATCAGCTATTATGAACACAAGAAGACGTCATCCAAATGCGTTGGTGTTTGGGAATCTAAAATTGTACcagttttaagtaaaaaattatcacCGATAATTCAAACGGAATCGCACACGACAAGTCCGCTTGatattacaaagaaaaatagGAACAATTCAACTCAAACAGTCGTAAAAGAAACGAAACCAAACGTTGATAAATTACCAGAAGTAGCTAAAGCTAAAGTTGATAAGGAATCATCTGATTCCCTGGTTCAACACATACATAATCTTGAGAATCCCAGCTTTGACAAAACATCTGAAGatctaattgaaaataaattagaaaggGAATATAGGAAAATGTTTGCAACCGACGAAGGGTCTGATTTAAAACGCGCATCTGTGAGAAAGCGTTTTGAAAGTTTGCGAAAAGGAATGTCAAGAAATGACTCAGTGAAGAGCGTAAGCCGCAAGGATGTGTCCATAGCTTCCGACCCACCGTCGTTGGAAGCAAAATCGTACTCGAATACCAAAGTTTACAGTCCATACACCTCATACACACAATTTAAAGGCACTAAACAAGCAGAAAAATCGAATTCATCCACTCATATTATAGAGAGCCAAAGTGTAAGAGGCATGTTTAAGTTGTGGGGAAAGAAATTCAATCTcgaagaagaaaaagaaaagataCCAGAAAAAGTTGTGCAGATAGTGGTCCCAAGTAAAAGTGGGAAGAAAAGCAAATTTTTCTGCTTCAATAAGCGCAGTAAACGTGATAAGAAGAGTGTCACAGCTAACAGATGCGAAGTTGGATTGAAAGTTAAAATGAATTCGAAACACAAAATTCCAGATAAATGCCAAAACAATGCAAAGGGATATTTAAATAGTACGAAAGAGTTGGTAGTAGAACTCGAATCGGAAAGTTATTCAAATGAAATGCGGAAATCGTGGCTGAAGAAGTTTCTAACCAACAAAGTCGATTCGAGACAAAGCGTTAAACTTAGGTGGAACAACAAAATGTATTCCACAAGCAGCAGCACAGTGTTTGAATTACTCGACTGCGTTTACAAAAACACAGTGATCCAATCGAAAAGTGAAATCTCGTGTTCCCAAAACAAATTCATGCCGAGAACTATCGAAGCCTGGATGATACCACAGATAATTACACAAATGAATCCCCAGGCCATGAATGCACAGATAGTAAGTCCCCAGGTTACAACTGTAGATGTGATACATAAGCCTTTTCGGAAGAACATCAAAGTGACGTATTTAGATAGAAAATGGTATATAGACAAGTCACATAGGggcaataaaattgaattagtACTTCATTCAAAGAATTTGATAGAGTCAAAAAGCTCTGATTATATTCTGATAGACATACCGAAAGGTTATTTTACAGATTCAATGGAATCAAGTCAAAGtgaagaagtttttaaaataactgatTATGAATCTCCAAATTCTAAACCGTCGATTTTAAAGCGTAATTTGGATACGGGTGACCATGTTCTAAtagaaaatgataaaaaaagtatattaataagttcTAATGATGTATCAGTGCCGATTAGTGATAAAGAGAGTGTTCAAGAATTGCCAAGAGGTGTCATAAATGAAACAATGCCAAGTACAGATGAAGAAGTTGAATATAGTGACTATAATCACAATGAATGTGATCGTGCTGTAAAAGGAAGTGGTGATACAGAAAATGAAGAAAATGATTTGAAGAAAGACGGTGAGAAAGAGAATGATagtgataattttaatgtaaacgAGGATAGACAAACGGAACAAAGTGAACAGAATTTAGAGCAAATTGGGGACACTATATTAGACAATAACGTTGCGGTCATTCAAGAAAATGAGCATATACACTGTGATGTAATCGGTGTTGGTATAATTACGCAGAGAGATATAAGAGATATAAAGAAACCAAT attGAAAATCCAAGATACCGATTCTGACTCTGCCCATAATCTACCTCCACCGAAAAAGTGTGAATTTGCCGAGAGTTACCTCCAAGAATACTGCCGAAACTGGATTCCTTTGGGCATAGATTTTTTCTCTTGGTGCGTGAGTGATACCCAGATAAAGTCAGACTCCCACACCAGTCTTAACAATCAAGGTGACGGCTCCAAATCCTGCCCGAATATGTATGAAGAGCCCTCAACTGTGGTATCTTCGTACAACTCGTCTTGTAGTCACTGTCTCGCGTTGGAAGAGGAGCCAAAGAGGCAGAATTTCCTGAGTAAATTTTTCGGAAAATCCGATATTGCCAGCACGGAAGCTCAGTCTATTTCGGAACTGAAGAGATTCCAGCCAAAAGATTCTATTGAAGTCTTCAAACGTCGAAAGATTTATTCTGAAGGATATAACGCTAAGTGGAATAAACTGTGCCCCAAACCGTGTATAACGCCAGCTCCGGAATCGAAGCCGAAGAAACATGTCTCGATACCCGAATGCCAGCCGTATGAGGTAGTGGAGCAGCCATGCAAGAAGTGCTTTCCAGGGATTCTCAATCTTTCTGGGTCCAAACCTTGCAAGAAAAAGCACAAACACACTTATGTTGTACCTGACCCCATTTGTGCCATACCGCCAAAGCCTGTATGTTCCAATATATGTTCGAAAGAGTGTTGTCCACCTTGCGTTAAGGACAAAGGAAAAAATAGTAGGCCATGTGCCGGAAAATCTCCTCCAATTTGCGGTAGATGTCCACCATTAACACCatctgaaattattaatttaatgagaAAATTCCCCGACTGCCCATCGTTACCTCAAAGATGTCCCCTATGTAATACAGCGATCATGCCccaaaaatgtttaaagtgCTGCACATTAATATTACCCAAAAAATGTCCAAAGTGTGCTGCACCAGTGTCACCATTGAAGTGCGCAAAGTGTGCCAAACCTATTATGCAACAAACATGTCCAAATTGTCCATCTATAACGGTCCCGATTAAATGCCCCAGGTGTACCATGGAATTGATGCCTCAAAAATGTCCACAGTGCTGCTCGATTCTCGTTCCACAAAACTGTCCGAGATGCACTTCACAGATAATTCCATCTAAATGTCCTATGTGCTCTACGATTGTTCAGCCTCCAACCTGTCCCAAATGCTGTGTTCCTTTACCCCAGAAGTGCCCCAAATGCTCTCCAACGCAAATATGTCCAAAGTGTTCTTCGCAAATACCACCTCCAAAATGTGGAGAGTGTCGTCAGGAGATATTACCAAAAAAGTGTTCTCAGTGTTCGTCACCGGTCCTACCACCGACTTGTCCAAAATGTCGTTCTCAAACGACCCCACAAATATGTCCCAAGTGTTCCACAAAGGTCATTTCTCAAAAATGTCCCAG ATGTTGCCCTGCTTCCCAGAAATGTCCTCGTTGTCGTACACAGTTGCCACCTCCAAAATGTGGAGAGTGTCGTCAGGAGATATTACCAAAAAAGTGTTCTCACTGTTCGTCACCGGTCCTGCCGTTTGTTTGTCCTAAATGCCGCACTCAAACCTGCCCACAAATATGCCCCAAGTGTTCCATAGAGGTCCTACCCAAGAAGTGCCCTAAATGCTCACCCCAATctcctataaaaaaaatcttatctacAATTTTTCCCCCTAAATGTCCGATATGTTCTTCTCCACTCAAGCCCCAAAATTGTCCAAAATGTTGTACTCCTATTCCCCCCAAATTGTGCCCCAAATGCTCTATACCTATAGCGTCTCCAAAATGTCCCAATTGTAATTCTTCAATATCATCAAGATGTCCCAAATGCTCATCACCATTGCCACAATCATGTCCAAAGTGCCCAGCACAGTGCCCAAAAAGCTGCTCGCCGATACGTGTACAGAAATGTCCGAAGTGTTTCGTGCCTATATTAACTCAAAAATGCCCAAACTGTTGTTCTCTATTATGTCCTACTACTCCCTCACAAACTTCATTACGAGGTTCTCAAAAATCACCAAGTATTTCCCAAAAGCCCTCAACTCAAAGTATACCTGACTTCTGTAATCTGTCTCAAGCGAATTCACCAAGACCTAATTCAATCTCTGGTATAAAACTTGCAAAGCCCAGGTCTTGCCCTCCTTGTCCACACCCAACACTGAACTTTCCACCTCAAACTTCTTCAAAGCAATCTCTAAATGATTGTTCCAATTGTGTAAATCAACTGCAAGAAACACCGAGCTCACAAGAGTTAAGAGAAGGCTATAACATTAAAGTGCAAGATGAGGATGGTCAAACGTTGTACGAAAGGATTGATTACAGATCAAACAAACCTCAACAGTATCAGAACAAAATATGTGGAGATTCTTATATTCACAGAGTGTCAACGCCATCTGTTGTTCTGAACAAAGTAGGACTAAACGAAAACGATTCTCAAAAGAATAGTCacgaaaatttattagaaattaatcTAAcccttaaatttaaacaaggCGATAAAACTGAAATCAATGTTTGTAATCCAGATTCACAAAAGGAGGAAAAGCAAGATGTTATTAAAGCAAAAGAAATCTTTCACATGCAAGATGCCAAAGAGTGTATTGATACGGACAAAAATGACGTgaacataaaaattttaattaaaaacttcacAGGAAATGAAGAATTCAAATCTAAGCATATTGATAAATCTAGTGAACAGACCGAattcagtaaaaatataacaaataaatttcaaaccGTTTCCACAGGTTACAGTGAATTTGTTTTAGATCAAACTATGGATGAAGGAATCTGTACAGATTGTATAAACACAGAAAAGTCGTgtgtaaacataaaaaaagaacaaGTTTTAACTGTATCATCAATAAGTTTTACAGAGCACACGGCTACAGATGTAAGTTCTATTAAGAACGATGTAGATTTCGATTTTAAAACAGATATAAGTGAAAGAGACGCTACAGAGAAATCAGAGAGTGTATTTACAGATGAAGAAAAACACGAAAACTATTTCAACGAAACTATTAAGAAACTGCGCAGTAAGCGAGAAAAGAAGgaaatgttaaaaaagttatttgaaCAATCAGATGTCATCGATAAAGAAAAAGTTAAAAGCGTTCGACAAACATTGCAAGCAATACTAACAGACAGCGATGATTCAACTGACCAAAGAGGtctaacattattaaaacctTATTTCAGAAGTGACAGCTTGACAAACCTCTATGACTTtgacaatacaataatagaaGAGAAGAAATCGGACATTCTGTATCCGACGAAAGAAAACAGCTCCGACAGTGAAACACCAAAACGATGCATGTGTAAAACGCTGGCTGCTAAACTCAATATGGATTTTCCGATCAATCCATGCTGTTGCCGAGGGTGTGACAAACAAGATGAGGAAGTCAGCTGCGACCTACAACTTGTTGACGTACAGACACAAGATTCACGGAGGAGAACATACATAACAAACGTGTCAATGGTCAAAAAGTCATTTGAAGTTTTTGATACGGAGACAGATTTCGTTGATATCCTGCAATCCGAAGAGCTGAAGAAAGCTGTATTGGAGATATATGCAGAGAAAACAGCGACAAAAGAGGGTACGCGATACATAGCGCGGCTGCCTAAACTTGTTTTTGGCAATGATTGA